TTGGTGTTTCTCCCCAAATCCACCTGCCCCAAGGGACCTCCATCCTGGGGGATGTTCACCCACTCCAGGCAATTTTCATTCTGGGGGATGTCCTCCCGCCTCAGGGAATCTCCATCCTGGGGATCATCCATCTGCCATAAGGCACCTCCATCCTGGAGGATCCTGAGATCCCCATCCATGGAGGATCTCCTGTCTCAGGTGGACGTTAACCCACCCCAGGGAATCTCCATCTTGAGGTTATCCACCCACCCCAAGGCACCTCCATGCTGGAGGATCCTGAGATCCTCATCCATGGAGGATCTCCCATCTCAGGCCCCCTCCACCCAGCCCAGTAACACCCACACCCCGGGGGGACACCCACTAACCCCATGCCCTCCTCTTGCAGACAGCGCCTTGCTGGAGAGCTACACGGAGGGCGAGATCCGGCAGCTGATCTCGGCGCTGGTGGAGCGCTACCGCCAGGCCATGAACTCGGGCGGGCACGAGCTGCCGCTGTTCCCTCGCTCCGGCGGCCGCAGGAAACGCGCCCGCGCCCGCCACCAAACCCTGCGAGCTGCGCGAGCTGGAGGTCAGCGTCAGCGAGCTGGGCCTGGGCTACGAGTCGGACGAGACGGTTCTGTTCCGCTACTGCAGCGGCACCTGCGAGGCCGCCGTGCGCAGCTACGACCTCTCCCTCAAGAGCATGAGGAGCCGGAGAAAGATCCGGAAGGAGAAGATCCGGGCCCGGCCGTGCTGCAGGCCGCTGGCCTACGACGACGACGTGTCCTTCCTGGATGCCTACAACCGCTACTACACCGTCAACGAGCTGTCGGCCAAGGAGTGCGGCTGCGTGTGACGGGGCCACCCCGGCACGAGGCTGTGGCAGAGGGACCGGGATGGAGGCTGGAGCGGCCGGAGGAGGAGAACTGAGCCGCTGGTGTGTCCCTCGGTGTCACCGTCCCGCTCGCCGCGCAGGACTAGAGACGTGGCCGGTGCCACGGCGGAGGTGGTTGGAGCGGGTGACGGCTGCTCGAGgctgctgtcccctctgccaGTGGCCCGGGGGTCCCTGCCAGCGCCGCTGAGGTGACAGTGGGTGTGCAACAGGGCGCGTGCAGCCCTCGGTGTGCACGGGGGGTGCTGTGCGTCACACGTGCCACACGTGCCACACGTGCCACACGTGCCACAGGCCGCGGTACCCTCACGGGGGGACCCGCACGTGCCAGGGGTTCTGTGTCAGGGTGTGGCACCCGGCTGCGGCACACGCTGGGGTGTGGTGGAGCGCAGGGGGTGTTGTGAGCGGTGCCGGTGCTGGGTGGTACCGGACAGGGTGTGCTGCACACTCGGGGTGTGTCTTGGGGTGCATTACAGGTTCGGGGTGTgtcaggcagctgcaggtgccCTGTGAGGCCCCAGGGTGGGAGCTGAGTCCTTCTCTCTGTAGCTTTGGGGTTTCCCAGGGTTTTGTGAccaccctgcactgctgggggagATTTGAGCCCCCCCAGATCTGGGTGTTTGGGGGCACAGAAGCACCAACAGTGGTTTGTGAGTGGCTCTGACTCCCTCTGGCTTGTGCCCCTTTTGCTGTCGTCTcattcctgcagccctggggcttttcttctttaaactCGGGATAATCTGAAGTAACTGGATTAACCTCCCGTgcccctgccacgggcagcTGGGCCGGAGCCCGGCCACCGCCAGGGAGAGGACAGAACCTCCCTGGGCCACCAGCAGAGCCGCAGCACTTGGCGGCGTgggcaggagcatccctggtTTGGCATCTCCTAAAATCCCCCCGGCTCTCCCGGGAGTATCCCCCATCCCCTGGTCAGGGCTGGAATCCTGCGGGAGAGGGGACTCAGGCCCGGGTTTGGCTCCGCTCGCATTTACAGCAGTGTCACTGCTGTTTACTCTGTGGGGAAATAAATGAGCCCGCAGCCTCTCACGTTCCCTGGGCAGGCTCGATTTGTTGCCTGGGATTGATGGGTTTTCTCCCCTTGGCTCCCTTCCCAGAAAAAGCAAATCATAAACAGAAGGAGAATATTGGTGTCATGTCCTGGGCATTAACCAACGTGAGGGAAAACACTCCGTGTGCCACCCCCCCGGCGTCGCGGCTCCTCTCTCCGGTGGAACGGGGGCGAAAATCCCTTGTGCCTTCatcctgaggaggaggaggaggagggctggTTTGGTgatcccagcagtgcagggatggtgctgcaggatttgggggAGCAGGTTGGATCCCttgggatggggtgggggacAGCATCTCCAGCCGCATTCCCGACCTCCACACAGGGCCAGGctggtggggatttttttttccttgctttttatcCAAACGCAGCTCTTGGCTGAGCGGAGCCAGGGTGTAGTGGAGGAATATAAACACCATCCTTCAGCAGGACTGGCGTCCTGGGAAGGCAGCCTGGACTCTGTAACACGGAGTTTTCCCTGTAttttgggaaaggcaggaggcagcCGCGGGCGTGGGGTGTGAAACCCAGAGCCGGGAAATGGGAACTGGGAGCGGATAAACTCCACGCTGCAGGTGCAGCTCCCGAAGCAAGGTGTGACTTTGCAgccctggttttggctggaaatGGGAAAAGTGGCCCAAAATAATCATCTGGAGGATGGGAATGGCAGATGGGCAGCGGGAGCCGCGCCGGGCTCTCGGCGGATAAGCGGCTCACTTgagtttaagaagaaaaaagcacccaaatctaataataataatgataataataataataactgtCCTCTCAAGGGCTTGGGTGCTTTCCAGGTCTCGCTGCTATAAAACTAAAATTAGTTTTGttgcagtaagaaaaaagaaatggaaccAGAGCAATAAAGGCAGGGAAGGTGGTGTGGAGGCAGtgcaggacctgctgctgcagaggaggacttggagcaggagctgcctctgctcacAGGGAGAGGTTGGAGTGTTTGCACCCCGGTTTTGGACATTTTTTGGCAGAATCCAGGGATTTAGGGTGCCTTGACTGACAGACACCCAGCCCAAGGGATCATCCTTTTGCCAGGGTGgttgtgggagcagcaggaagatgaGGGGccaagggagcagcagggtgggggCTTGGGCTGGGACACCTCGCAGCTGCCAAACCCCCCATTCCCAGTGCAAATCCAGCCTGGAGCCCCCAAAACCAGGAAGAAAACCTGACTCAATGCAATGGTGTgttaaaagcagcaggaatagCTCCAATCCATcgttttctgctctttttttttttttttttaatttccccctGCTGGCAGTGGAGCTCCAGCCCGTGTGGAGGGGATGTTCTCCATCTGCCTCACGCTGctcctgctgggtttttttgggaacaGCTGGGATTTGCAGCCACAAAACTCCCCAATGGGATGAGCTGGGCCATCGTGGTGTGGCCATAAAGATGGATTCTGCTTCCATGGCTTCTTCAgggctcctcctcctcatggAGCTCGTCCAGCTCTCCCGGTGCCATCCCGCGCCACTCCGCTGCCACCCGGCCCTGGAAATGTGGTTGCAATAAAAGGCTGAGGTTTCCCTGATGctttccatttctccagccCCCTCTGCTGTAATCGGAGCTGGAGCTGTCCGGAAGAATGTctacaatgcaaaaaaaaaaggaaaattccctTCTCAAAGCCACAGCAGAATCTCATCTGGCTTCTTCCTCAGCATCCCATGTGCTGgttaatattaatattaatatcaatattaataataatagcCAGTGTGCAACAGCTGTTGAGGGGATTTTGGCGTTGGGTTTTTGCTTgtgtggggctgcagctcctcctgggagAGGAGGGTTTGGAAGAGCAGGAGGTTTGGGAACACGAGGAGATGTTTAAAACGATCCTGGTGGTTGTGACAGCGCAAAGCACGAGGGTTGTGTTCTCCCAGCCCGGCCACGGGGAGTTCTGGGATTTCCGGTGGGTTTTCCATCAGGACACGCTGTGCTTGGGGAAGGAtgtgccacagctccagctccggATCAGATCCACACATCCCACAAATCGCTCAGGATCCCATTTGCTCCCAGGGTCTCGCTCCCAGTTTGGGACCCACAGGGGGGAAATGGGTCCAACATCGTCGTTTCCATTCGATGAAAGCGCTCGCAGAGGGAACGTTCTGGGTTTAAACAGCTCCAGGATCCTGCTGGGGAGAACGGATTTTCCCAATTTATCGAGACAAATGATATTTTGGTGGGATTCAGGGCCTCAGCTTGCTGCCCCTTGTAAATTGGGAACGGGGCTGCCACGTGTTTTCCTTCTGGGCTAAACAAAGCGTGGCCTCGAAGGGGAGGCCCAagaggaggggggagaaaagggaaaaagggggggagaaaaaagaaaaaagggggaaaaggaaaaaagggggaaaggaaaaaggaggaaaaaatggaaaaaaggggaaaagatacaggagaaaaaaggaaaaaaaggggggaaagggaaaaaataaataaaatgaaaagaaggaaaagggggaaagaagaTCAggtaaaaagggaaagagggaaaaagagaaaaagggcaaaaaggaaaaataataaaagaaaaaaggggaaaagggaaaaaaggaaaataaaaagaaagaaagggaaaaggagggaaaaagaaaagagaaaaaaggaaaaaggggaaaaaaagggaaagagaaaaaaggaaataaaaggaaagggaggaaaaagaaaaaaggggaaaaggaaaaaaggggaaaaggggaaaaggaaaaaaggggaaaaggaaaaaaggagaaaaaggaaaaaagggggaaaaggggaaaaaaaaggtagaaaagggggaaaagggaagaaaggattCCTGTTCCAGCaccgcggcgggagcggggtGGGAGCGCTcggcccagccccggctccgCTCGGCAACAGCCGGATTATCCCGTTCCCCCTCCAGAAtcgccgggcccggcccggctgcAGAAGTGGATGCAATGCATCTGTATTTTGGATACTGCTATTTATTGGAAGTAACTTATGTTATTTATTCAGATCCCAAAGCGCCGCCTCCCAAACGCCTCCCGCGCTCGCTCccttttttatgttatttattgACCCCGACGGTGCCAAGTGCAGTTTACATTTATTACATTTGTACCATTTATCCTGAaccttggggggggggggggggagaaaaaaagaaaataaaaccaaaaaaagctgtttgatattattttttttaagtaaaccTGAACTCGGGTGTGATCTGTTCCATCCTCGCGGCAAAGTGGGAATAAAAAGAAGGATTCTAcggatttctcttctttcacGATGGTTGAGTGATGGTCAGTCCCCGCCATGGGAGTGGGGATGGGCAAGGAAAAGGGGAATTGGGGAATTTGAGTTTTTTTGGGGAAAGACCCAGAAATTATCAGCTTTGGCCCTTCTGGGAAAGGAGCTTCCAGTTGGGTTGGCTCAAAGATGTGACAATTCTGGGAAAAACATGTGAAAtatgggaaggggaaggggaaagggaaggggaaggggaaggggaaggggaaagggaagggggaaaatcCCCATCCTTTAACACCATCACTCCCAGCCCAGTCTgtccagaaaaacagaatttattttgattttctctcCAAAATAGGTTCAAACCTGGCACTGGAAAACTGAGAAC
The sequence above is a segment of the Corvus cornix cornix isolate S_Up_H32 chromosome 28, ASM73873v5, whole genome shotgun sequence genome. Coding sequences within it:
- the NRTN gene encoding LOW QUALITY PROTEIN: neurturin (The sequence of the model RefSeq protein was modified relative to this genomic sequence to represent the inferred CDS: deleted 1 base in 1 codon) → MKVWKCAAIASMLLSSMLSILVCRDMFSGSREFSPLPSSPSSSRDSSSSSSSSSSSSSSSSLPAALRRSPRALQRHGSLLAQYSALLESYTEGEIRQLISALVERYRQAMNSGGHELPLFPRSGGRRKRARARHKPCELRELEVSVSELGLGYESDETVLFRYCSGTCEAAVRSYDLSLKSMRSRRKIRKEKIRARPCCRPLAYDDDVSFLDAYNRYYTVNELSAKECGCV